The Molothrus aeneus isolate 106 chromosome Z unlocalized genomic scaffold, BPBGC_Maene_1.0 scaffold_55, whole genome shotgun sequence region GCCACTTTGtgaccttcttcttgttattctttaaaaaatgtaaaattcagTAAATAGGAAAATACCCAAGCGGTGGAAATCAGGATCCACACTGAGGAACTTGCGTGTGACGACGCGCTGCAATTCCGAGTGGCTTCCTCCAGCGGCCACGGCAACGCTGAGCTATTGACAGCAACAGatacaaaagaagcaaaaccttTTAAAAGTAGCATTTCTAGCTCTAATGGCAAGgaacaataaaattatttagggTGTTTAGCAGAATGCTAAAATATGAACAGATATTAAAACATACTGAGTGGCTTATCtagaaatgcaaaatgtttcAACTTTGCAGCTGCACAAATCGCATCCACAGAACATGATAAAAGCTTCTGCACCGCTAAATACACTGAAACCCTGGATGAGCAGTAGCTAAAAAGCATCTTTAAATTATGGAAAAGATTCTAGGgtgtgtttgtttcctttttagaATTCTATCTGAAGAATGTTTAATTTGGTTTTGGGCACTTTTTTAGACAATTGTTTGGCACTTCAAGATTTAGGTTCTTAGGCACAATGCGACAAGGTGAGTTTGGCCAGTCCTTCACCGTGCATCCTGTAGAGCAGCTGGaactctgcaggcagctggtgGGACTCCTGCCACTTGGTGGTGAACTTGGTTCCCTTCTTGTCGTAGTAGTGGTACGGGAGGTCCTCCCGCGTGTTGGGGTCGAAGGCGAAGGGCCAGAATCCGTACAGGTGGATCTCGTCACAGATGGCTGAAGCCAGGGTGTACATGAGGATACCTGTGCTCAGCCGCTTCGGGGACAGGTGCTTGTTCCGCCAGTACCTGGGAAGACAAGAGGGAGTCAGAACCAATCTGCTCAGAAGTAGCTGAAGGCTGTTCTGAAGCAACCACAAAACGGCAGTGGCTCTGACAAGAAGTGGTCCTGACTAGCCAGATGTGCCTCCCACATCAGGCACGAGGGGGAAATCAGTTAGGAGATATATTTGGCCAGTTAAATGCAAGGCAAGCCCACCCACCTGTTAACGTGCTGCATGATATTTCCTGGCCAAGCCAGCTGGACCTTTAGCTGCCCTCTGTGCTCAACAAAGAAGTCAACCAGTGTTCTCGTGACTGTTGCCGATGtgtggaagaaaaaagcagGGATCCAAAGAATGGCCCCATCAAGCTTTTTCAAACTTAAAAAGAAGTTGTTGCGATCCTGAATGGTCAAGAGGTTGTTGTAATACTTCTCCAGGATGCTGGGGTTGAAGGTGGTAAGGTTGGTTTTCCTTCCAACATCTTTCTGGAAAGCCTCGGTTGGAGCAAAGTTGCAGCGAAAGACAAAATCC contains the following coding sequences:
- the ST8SIA3 gene encoding alpha-N-acetylneuraminate alpha-2,8-sialyltransferase ST8SIA3; amino-acid sequence: MRSCKMVRVASVLGLVMLSVALLILSLISYVSLKKDNIFGAPRAAGAAGPRMYMFHAGFRSQFALKFLDPSFVPLTNSLGQELQDKPSKWVFNRSAFAHQRQEILQHVDVIKNFSLIKSSVRIGQLMHYDYSSHKYVFSISNNFRSLLPDVSPIMNKHYNICAVVGNSGILTGSQCGQEIDKSDFVFRCNFAPTEAFQKDVGRKTNLTTFNPSILEKYYNNLLTIQDRNNFFLSLKKLDGAILWIPAFFFHTSATVTRTLVDFFVEHRGQLKVQLAWPGNIMQHVNRYWRNKHLSPKRLSTGILMYTLASAICDEIHLYGFWPFAFDPNTREDLPYHYYDKKGTKFTTKWQESHQLPAEFQLLYRMHGEGLAKLTLSHCA